tattattagaggtagtagtattattagagGTACACAGTTAATTCCCCAGTGTTAAATATGCATTGTCAAAGTGTGTGGACTCTTTCAGAGCAAGTCCAACCAATATATCCCCCAGTGTtagtgtaaaatataaagtgtcaAAGTACATTGACTATTTCAGTGTTAAGTGTATTTAAGTACTCATTTTACTCTGTATTTAAGAGTAAAATGCTGCAGTGTTGATGAAAATGTTCACTGTGTTTTCTCAGTCACATAAAGATAGCAATGTTACTGCATGTGATGCTGTTTACTGACTCCGTCCTGTTTTTGATTGGTAAGGTTTCCTAAATGAATAAAGCCTGTAGTATTGATAAGTGAAGCATTAACGCTTCTATTAGCGGCACATTTTGACGTTGTTGTGCATTTTATCATCACTAGCACCAGTTTCACCTTTATTTAATAGACAACTAATGATGAAACATCACAGCATTGTATCCTAATGAGCCTAATTGAGCAATCTGATCTGATAGTATCAGAAAGATGAGTCATTGATTTGGCCACTTATCTAATCTCACTGTCTTGTTGATACacagtagacacacacactacgCCACAGGGCGGCAAGGTAGCTCTCCATTCAGatggtcggtggttcgatacccggcttcaggtcgatgtgtccttgggcaagacgcttaaccccaagttgctcctgaaggccatcggtgtggactggatgatgaatgttagttagagtctgatggtggcaccttgatggtagcctgtcatcagtgtgtgaatgggtgaatgatatgtaacatactactgactgtaagtcgctttggagaaaagcctctgctaaatgactgtaatgtcatgttACTGTGTATCAGTGTCCTCCTGCTGGTGGGTGTGGCTTCACCAGAagtttatcagtgtgtgtgtgtgtgtgtgtgtgtgtgtgtgtgtgtgtgtgtatcagacACATTTTACGCAGCAGACCGGGAGcctcaaataatataaaacactggaaactttcataataaaatctcTTCAGTCAAAGTTaaactttcagaataaaatccCTTCAGTCAAAGTTAAACTGGaaactttcagaataaaatcacTTCAGTCAAAGTTAAACTGGaaactttcagaataaaatccCTTCAGTCAAAGTTAAACTGGAAACTTTCAGCAAAAACAGAGTGATGTCACAGACAGAGTGATGATGtcagcatgttttattattgtatagAATCACAGCTctgacattatatatattagcCCCGCCCCCCAAACATTGTCAGAGCTTCAATAAAAAGCACCAATCACTGCTGACTGCAGAGTCATGTGACCTGACATACTGCAGGTAACTTGATTCTGTAGATTTCATAAACCTGCTTTGTGCCCTGAACTGAGTCTTCCAGGTGGTGTCATGACATGTGACGAACTCCACCTATCAAACCGGGGTCTGCCTGCAAGACTCAACTCAGGGtataaaatacagattaaaaaaggcaaggagcttttaatttgaaagatcAAAGATGTAAGGTTTCCTTAACACATTTACTTGATtgggttttaaaataataataataataataattaaacttgCCTGAACTGAATTGATAAACAGCAAAAAAGcatcaattaataaatcaatcaaaaagcTAATAAACGTATTGATAGATGGCTCATCTCGTCATGAAAGAGAGGCCGGGTAAACTGATTTTTAGTTATTACTATTTAATCCATGAAAAGAGAGAACactactgagcatgtgcagaaCACAGCATCGGTCATGTGATGCAGCCTGGACAGGAAGTAGAGTTCAGCAGTTCCACCGgtaacaagagaagaagaaaaggaacatTCCACCCGTTAAATTAAGAAGTTAGTTAAAGAAGGTTCATTTAAAATAACGAAGGTTAGCCCTGCCCCTCTCAGGCCCCGCCCCTCTCCTGTCAGGATCAGTTGGTACAATGTATTGTGGGAAATTTTTAAGATCCACTGATGAAGACTCATGAGCCGAAGTGTCTGAACGTTTCAtcaattaaaagaagaaaaaaccaTCAAAACTGTCGACCAAATAACAAATCAACAATGAATATAGAAAGTCACGCAATGGATTATGAAAATGATCAGAAGCTCTGaatcacaggaaacaaagaaaaacatgagaagaagaaataaaagatcaaAGACTGGAAGCTGCATCAAGTCTCACTGAGGGGTCCTTTAACACGGAAGGATCTGGATCCTGATTGGAGGAGAGCTCAGTGTGCTGATGTCACAGGAAAGAAGGCGGAGCCGTGGTTACATTGTTGCAGTCGTGTTCGCTGATCAGCGTTAAAGTGACTccaagagagaagaagaagaagaatcatcatcacatctgcaagaaaaacagagactgttaaaggaacagtacaCCACAAACTGACTgatgttaaagggacagtgaaGGTAAGTCACCTGTTCAGGAGCTTTGTGCAGCCACTTGTCTTTGTCTCCGCCCAGCTTCATACAGGAGAACAGGTCACAGACTGACGGCAGCGCCAGACGCTCCTGACAGGAAACGAGCACAGAGGAACTATTTCAATACAGTGAAGTCAACAACTTCCCCACATCACACAGACTCCGTTAACCCACTGCTGTCATGACACGTCTGTACTGGTACCAGTGGTCTGCGctggtctctgcaggtctgCACTAGTCTGAGGTCCTGTTACCTGAGCCTGACTCCTCTTCTTCAGCAGCCATTTGTCCTCCTCTGCTGCCGGAGGGGCCAGCTGTCCTGGGAGGACCCAGAGACCTGGATCCAGAGGGCGTTGGAACGGAGACGAGCTGTGCTCCTCCCTGCTGGCCTTCTCCTCCTCAAGAGACCCCCAACCAGAGAGGGGGGAGGTGCTGGGGGGGTGGAGCCAGGCCTCCAGGATGGCCTGAACCTGAGGAAACACAAGCAACTTTGACAGACTGTCCTCACGGTTTACTGTTGCTTTAAAGACCTGATCGATCAATCAATAACGACAATAATTGGTTATTTTAGAAGAAAAGGATGTTGATTGATGGATGAAAGAAGGAATAAATGGTTTCACAATGAAAGTTACTAAATCAAGATAAAATGTCACCTTCTGTTCCTGCTCTCTGTGGTGCCGGGTGGGCGGGGCTTCCTTGGTGGTGGACGGGGCTTCCTCAGTAGTGGGCGGGGCTTGATTGGATCGAGGGACCCCGTTTTTGTCCCGTCCATCCTGTCTGAGCAGCCAGAGGCTCAGCGCTTCTCTCCCACAGTTCTCCTCACAGACGCAATCGGAGAAGGAGGCGCAGACCTCGTTGGCCCTGCAGGTCTGCTGGACCGGCACCACCTGCTGAAGCCACCCCTCCAGGGCCACCGCAGGGGGcaggggaggtgggggaggcGGGCGGGGTCTTCAGGCACTTAAGCTGGCCCAGGTTCTCGATCTCCAAGGCCTTGGTGGTCTGGCAGCAAGAGGAGCAGTCGGCGGGGGGCGGCTCGACCCCATCAGCCAATCACCTGAAGACCAGCCGCCCTCGAACGGCTTCATCACCCGCTTCCACCGCTCGGCGTCTGACGTGGTCTCCATGGCAGCCGTGGGGGGGTGATGAGCCAGTCgctcagcagctcctcctcctcctcctcctcctcctcctcctcgggaGACACGGTGAACTCTGATTCGTCGATCTTCTCAATGGagaaggaggagctgcagctgctgtgggTGCGCTCCCTGCTGACGGTGTTCTGGTCCTGGTGGAGCCACGCCTCCAGGTCCCGGAGCTGACCCCAGGCCTGCAGGAAGTCCACCGAGTCCAGGACGGGACAGGAagtctgacacaaacacacaggaagtcagTGAAAACTCAGCAATAATCACTTCCTCTACTTTGGGTTCATTCCTGTCAATGACATCAggagtcacattactattattattgcctgtactattacgcttattgacttgcttctaccctggagtctttgtgctttctcgcctcgcaggcttctataaatcgtggctgtacctggaccgtggtcgtgcatcctgctacggccctgctgacaccgactgctaccaccattattattactagtcacattactattactattacctgtaccattaagcattttagctttacttccaccctgaagccctttttgctttctcgttctgcaggtttccatgaatcgttgtggtacctggaccgtagtcgtgcctcctgctgtgagccgactgacacccactgctactaccattattattattaatcacatcactatccctattttcataactataattctactgtaataattgctgctgttattataagtagtcttattatatgaatcatttatgtcatatacattgcatgtgttgtatctctgttatgctgttcattctgtacacatgacatctattgacttctgtccatcctgggagaaggatccctcctctgtcgttctcccagaggtttcttccttttttctccctgttaaagggtttttttttttttagggagtttttcctgtgcgatgtgagggaaggacagaggatgtgagggaaggacagaggaggtgagggaaggacagaggaggtgagggtctaaggacagaggatgtcgcatgtgtacagattgtaaagccctctgaggcaaatttgtaatttgtgattctgggctacacaaaataaactgaattgaattgaattgaatgagtCAGGTTTCATGTTTACAGTGAAAAACGAGGCGGATTgatttcagattattttttactCAATGTTTCTATGAATGAAGCTTCCTGTTAAAGAGACGGATTCAGACGTTCAAATAAAGACTCACgaataaagtaaaagaaaaaagacttcagagatgtgtgtgtctgtctgtgtccctcGTCTCTCTCACCTTCCCGTCCTTGTGTGCCATCAGCCAATCCTGAGGGTTCTTGCTGGCCTGGTAGCCAATAGGAGCGTTGCTTGATGGAGGAGTTCCCATCAGCCAGATGCTCAGAGATCCGTCCTCCATCTTCTGATCAGAGAAACAACACGTCACCTTCTTCAAAACATGTCTGTTTCAGGCATGTGTCATAACGATGTCATAACGATGTCATAATGTTATACTGATGTTATAATGATGTTATACTGATGTTATATGTTATACTGAtgttataatatgttatatgttatactGATGTTATACTGATGTTATAATATCTTATATTGATGTTATAATATGTTATACTGTTGTTATATGTTATACTGATGTTATACTGATGTTATATGTTATACTGATGTTATACTGATGTTATATGTTATACTGATGTTATACTGATGTTATAATGATGTTATAATATGTTATACTGATGTTATAATATCTTATATTGATGTTATAATATGTTATACTGATGTTATACTGATGTTATATGATGTTATATGTTATACTGATGTTATATTGATGTTATAATATGTTATACTGATGTTATACTGATGTTATATGTTATACTGATGTTATACTGATGTTATAATGATGTTATAATATGTTATACTGATGTTATACTGATGTTATATTGATGTTATAATATGTTATACTGATGTTATaataggctgcacggtggtgtagtggttagcactgtcgcctcacagcaagaggggcccgggttcaattcccgggccagacaaccttctgtgtggagtttgcatgttctgtcagcgtgggttctctccgggttctccggcttcctcccacagtccaaagacatgcagcttaggttaattgatgactctaaattgcccgtaggtgtgaatgtgagcgtgaatggttgtctgtctctatatgtagccctgtgataggctggcgacctgtgtgaaccctgccttcgcccattgacagctgggatcggctccagcacccccgcgacccttaactggataagcagttacggaagatggatggatggatgttataatatgttataatatGTTATACTGATGTTATATGTTAATAATAGGCGCCAAGATTCAGTCAAAAGTTATTGTCCTGATATTACAATCTCTGATATATTGTGATCTAATCAGACTAACGGTTTATGAAAGTGTTTTATGTCAGCGGTAAAGTTGAATCC
This genomic interval from Anoplopoma fimbria isolate UVic2021 breed Golden Eagle Sablefish unplaced genomic scaffold, Afim_UVic_2022 Un_contig_12479_pilon_pilon, whole genome shotgun sequence contains the following:
- the LOC129115802 gene encoding LOW QUALITY PROTEIN: nuclear receptor coactivator 4-like (The sequence of the model RefSeq protein was modified relative to this genomic sequence to represent the inferred CDS: inserted 3 bases in 2 codons; deleted 2 bases in 1 codon); the encoded protein is MTSTRSRVQSRGSRMAAEAAASGGLKQSRLAREQLEDAITAVMKAEQQLRENSREVRAELQSSVSRQQEALRCREVWLLEQIQQLELLKTETLQQQLHRLHWLRGQFDVIVHQLQNSNSSNNLSNQLTSCLEKLSSLSLTPEETPEMSFHADTRSLRNAITSFGSITAQLVEGVSSQSGPVAAKKQKMEDGSLSIWLMGTPPSSNAPIGYQASKNPQDWLMAHKDGKTSCPVLDSVDFLQAWGQLRDLEAWLHQDQNTVSRERTHSSCSSSFSIEKIDESEFTVSPEEEEEEEEEEELLSDWLITPXTAAMETTSDAERWKRVMKPFEGGWSSGDWLMGSSRPPDCSSCCQTTKALEIENLGQLKCLKTPPASPTSPAPXAVALEGWLQQVVPVQQTCRANEVCASFSDCVCEENCGREALSLWLLRQDGRDKNGVPRSNQAPPTTEEAPSTTKEAPPTRHHREQEQKVQAILEAWLHPPSTSPLSGWGSLEEEKASREEHSSSPFQRPLDPGLWVLPGQLAPPAAEEDKWLLKKRSQAQERLALPSVCDLFSCMKLGGDKDKWLHKAPEQM